One stretch of Nitrospirota bacterium DNA includes these proteins:
- a CDS encoding archease — MKQFELLDISGDAGIRAFGKDLPELFINAAAGMYGLITDLRDIQAGKTLEISVKGSSLEGLLVSFLNELIFHFDTYGFTGKSISIQNFQAGRPAGRHTGEPESGQADKPAGLQAYKLKAVVTGEEFDPERHKGKLLIKAATYHKLLIEKTDGLYRAEIIFDI, encoded by the coding sequence ATGAAACAATTCGAACTCCTCGACATATCCGGTGATGCAGGCATCAGGGCCTTTGGCAAAGACCTTCCTGAACTTTTCATCAACGCAGCCGCAGGCATGTACGGTCTTATCACTGATCTCAGGGATATTCAGGCAGGGAAGACGCTCGAAATTTCGGTGAAAGGCAGCTCGCTGGAAGGGCTCCTCGTCTCTTTTCTGAACGAACTGATCTTCCATTTCGACACGTACGGGTTTACAGGAAAGAGTATCAGCATACAAAACTTCCAAGCTGGCAGGCCGGCAGGCCGGCACACTGGAGAGCCGGAAAGCGGTCAGGCTGACAAGCCGGCCGGCTTGCAGGCCTATAAGCTTAAGGCTGTAGTGACCGGCGAAGAGTTCGACCCTGAACGGCACAAGGGAAAATTACTGATCAAGGCCGCAACCTACCACAAACTGCTTATCGAAAAAACAGATGGGCTCTATCGGGCAGAGATTATTTTTGATATTTAG
- the ftsY gene encoding signal recognition particle-docking protein FtsY → MGLFDRLKQGLTRTKQGFVEKVESIFKGKAIDSETLEELEEALILADIGAGSASEIVEHLREKARKGEFDESGSVRDFLKKELSSLLGRGQKLVPFGEKPFVILTVGVNGAGKTTTIGKLASRFRDQGYSVLLAAGDTFRAAAIEQLEIWGNRTNAQVVRHQSGSDPSAVAFDAIEAAKARGTDIVIIDTAGRLHTKSPLMEELKKVRRVCDKAMQGAPHEVMLIVDATTGQNALKQAQIFNEAVGVTAIALTKLDGTAKGGIVFAIKKELNIPVKLIGVGEKVEDLQDFEPDEFVKALFD, encoded by the coding sequence ATGGGATTATTTGATCGTCTAAAGCAGGGACTGACCAGGACCAAGCAGGGCTTTGTCGAAAAGGTCGAGTCGATCTTCAAGGGAAAGGCCATAGACAGCGAAACCCTTGAGGAACTGGAAGAGGCCCTTATCCTTGCAGACATCGGCGCAGGCAGCGCTTCCGAGATCGTTGAGCATCTCAGGGAGAAGGCAAGAAAAGGAGAGTTTGACGAATCCGGTTCTGTCAGGGATTTCCTGAAAAAAGAGCTCTCCAGCCTGTTAGGCAGAGGCCAGAAGCTGGTGCCCTTCGGAGAAAAGCCGTTTGTGATCCTGACCGTGGGCGTCAACGGCGCAGGCAAGACAACGACCATCGGCAAGCTCGCGAGCAGATTCAGGGACCAGGGGTATTCCGTGCTGCTTGCTGCCGGCGATACGTTCAGGGCAGCAGCGATCGAGCAGCTTGAGATCTGGGGGAACAGGACAAACGCCCAGGTGGTCAGGCATCAGAGCGGTTCAGACCCCTCGGCAGTGGCATTCGATGCGATCGAGGCTGCAAAGGCGCGGGGCACTGACATAGTGATCATCGACACCGCAGGCCGTCTGCATACCAAGAGCCCGCTCATGGAGGAGCTGAAAAAAGTGCGGCGCGTCTGCGATAAGGCAATGCAGGGTGCTCCGCATGAGGTGATGCTCATCGTTGACGCCACAACCGGCCAGAACGCGCTCAAACAGGCCCAGATCTTCAACGAGGCGGTCGGCGTGACTGCCATTGCCCTGACCAAGCTTGACGGCACTGCCAAAGGCGGCATCGTCTTTGCGATCAAGAAAGAGCTGAATATCCCGGTCAAGCTGATCGGTGTAGGTGAAAAAGTTGAAGACCTTCAGGATTTTGAACCGGATGAGTTCGTAAAAGCGCTGTTTGACTGA
- a CDS encoding PAS domain-containing protein — translation MEHNREPLKIKNGKRKEEELFLPDENWQKLFDAIPDASCILDSKYRIVRINKEMSGRLGLSQEQCIGATCYEAVHAKGSPADSCPHTRTLQDGSTHSVEVYEQNLGGWFLVTTSPWTDITGTVVGSIHIARDITVRKNMEEEKEMLISELKNALAKVKQLSGFLPICASCKKIRDDQGYWQQIESYIHEHSEAQFSHGICPGCAKKLYPEYYKK, via the coding sequence ATGGAACACAACCGGGAGCCTTTAAAGATCAAAAACGGCAAGCGAAAAGAGGAAGAGCTTTTTTTGCCTGATGAGAACTGGCAGAAACTGTTCGATGCGATCCCGGATGCGTCCTGCATTTTAGACAGCAAATACCGGATCGTTCGGATCAATAAGGAGATGTCCGGACGATTAGGCCTTTCACAAGAGCAATGTATCGGCGCAACATGCTATGAGGCAGTGCATGCGAAGGGGAGCCCTGCCGATTCTTGTCCTCATACCAGGACTTTGCAGGATGGATCAACCCACAGCGTGGAGGTTTACGAGCAGAATTTGGGGGGCTGGTTCCTGGTCACAACGTCGCCCTGGACCGATATTACCGGCACTGTCGTCGGCAGTATCCATATTGCACGGGATATTACGGTGCGAAAGAACATGGAAGAAGAAAAGGAAATGCTTATATCAGAACTCAAGAACGCCCTTGCAAAGGTCAAACAATTGAGCGGTTTTCTCCCTATCTGCGCTTCCTGCAAGAAGATCAGAGATGACCAGGGGTATTGGCAGCAGATCGAAAGCTATATCCATGAACATTCTGAGGCCCAATTCAGCCATGGCATCTGTCCGGGCTGTGCAAAAAAATTATATCCGGAATATTATAAAAAATAA